From the genome of Oceanidesulfovibrio indonesiensis, one region includes:
- a CDS encoding formate dehydrogenase accessory protein FdhE — protein MDIEKERRLTTEKFKALRKKEHVPAQLLDILEQVAAMQLDAREQLHQPEPDLKELAEPVRRNQGAPILPREMFRLDTAGAAALFNDLLELACNAEPPLSNAAQTIREAIEAERLAPLDAIEAYVAQDIDFFSKWEPELGEAPRTLSFLAQAAATPSAVALGEILSKELDTTRTWMHGHCPVCGSLPLIAELRDREGHKHCICSFCRSDYRVPRLACLFCGETAQDKLTFITAEEEPGFRLDLCHSCKTYLKTLDFRQLDRRSLPLLDDLDSLALDILAAKDQWRRATFSGWGF, from the coding sequence ATGGATATCGAGAAGGAACGACGACTCACCACCGAGAAATTCAAGGCGCTCCGCAAGAAAGAGCACGTTCCGGCGCAGTTGCTTGACATCCTCGAGCAGGTTGCCGCCATGCAGCTGGACGCCCGAGAACAACTGCATCAGCCTGAACCAGACCTGAAAGAGCTGGCCGAACCGGTTCGCCGCAACCAGGGCGCCCCCATCCTTCCGCGCGAGATGTTCCGGCTGGACACCGCAGGGGCCGCTGCGCTGTTCAACGACCTGCTCGAACTTGCGTGCAACGCCGAGCCCCCCCTGAGCAACGCAGCCCAAACCATCCGCGAAGCCATCGAAGCTGAACGGCTCGCACCGCTGGACGCCATCGAAGCGTATGTTGCCCAGGACATCGACTTCTTCTCCAAGTGGGAGCCGGAGCTTGGGGAAGCGCCGCGGACCTTGTCCTTTCTGGCCCAGGCAGCCGCCACCCCCAGCGCCGTGGCCCTCGGCGAGATACTCTCCAAGGAACTGGACACCACCCGCACCTGGATGCACGGACACTGCCCTGTGTGCGGGAGTCTGCCCCTGATTGCGGAACTGCGCGATCGTGAAGGACACAAACACTGCATCTGCTCCTTCTGCCGTTCCGATTATCGCGTGCCGCGGCTTGCCTGTCTGTTCTGCGGGGAGACCGCCCAGGACAAGCTGACCTTCATCACCGCCGAGGAGGAGCCGGGATTCCGGCTGGACCTCTGCCACTCCTGCAAGACCTACCTCAAGACGCTCGATTTCCGGCAACTCGACAGGCGATCCCTGCCGCTGCTGGATGATCTGGATTCGCTGGCCCTGGACATACTCGCCGCCAAAGACCAGTGGCGCCGCGCAACCTTTTCCGGCTGGGGGTTCTGA